A single Montipora foliosa isolate CH-2021 chromosome 7, ASM3666993v2, whole genome shotgun sequence DNA region contains:
- the LOC138010079 gene encoding vesicular inhibitory amino acid transporter-like, with amino-acid sequence MGLQEGEFTYKAVKTHDNDEREDVKNVSSIDVEACEKSRLILHSRASTWRAVANMTSVFLGAGALALPFAVFKGGLVTILGFPLFALVHWYTGTVMIDCLYDKNCAEITEHETILGDDKTQIASKMKSRVRDNYSELGYVLWPRYGGVILDALQSLDLSIFGVSYFISCGSLMAHALPKAGLTEAMWASIVAALVLPTTFLKDLACVAWQSLLSITSLITMVSVLIWYTVTHYSTINLTDLLFWDTEGALVALSLVIYSYCVYPIMIPIEKSMADPSKFGSALGISMTLVTVFKVLFSLCGFLSFSHATDEVIGNNFPFGAPRIIASVVYVIYVIFSYTLVIFPVFQSLDDSRLASAVTSCIPFFIWSATARFLFVFSTLFMAVVVPHFALLTAFVGSLIVPFLEYMVPCLVQLKLKWGELKLLQVAADGTIVVMGVLVTVFGAYCSGKALILKMTGQNIK; translated from the coding sequence ATGGGATTACAGGAAGGTGAATTCACTTACAAAGCTGTCAAGACGCACGATAACGATGAAAGGGAGGACGTGAAAAATGTCAGTAGTATTGATGTAGAAGCCTGTGAAAAAAGCAGACTAATCCTCCACAGTCGAGCTTCAACATGGCGAGCTGTTGCAAACATGACCAGTGTCTTCCTGGGAGCGGGAGCGCTGGCCTTGCCATTCGCGGTGTTCAAAGGAGGCCTCGTAACCATCCTTGGCTTTCCTTTGTTCGCTTTAGTTCATTGGTACACCGGTACAGTCATGATAGATTGCCTTTACGATAAAAATTGCGCCGAAATCACAGAACATGAAACGATCCTTGGGGATGAcaaaacacaaattgcatcGAAGATGAAATCACGAGTTCGTGACAATTACAGCGAGCTTGGTTATGTTCTTTGGCCGCGGTATGGCGGGGTGATTCTCGATGCTTTGCAAAGCCTTGATCTGTCAATTTTTGGTGTGTCGTACtttatttcatgtggatccctCATGGCACACGCCCTTCCCAAAGCAGGGCTCACAGAAGCTATGTGGGCGTCCATTGTTGCTGCTTTGGTTTTGCCGACCACATTTCTAAAGGATCTGGCGTGCGTCGCATGGCAAAGTTTGTTGAGTATAACGTCCTTGATCACTATGGTAAGCGTGTTGATATGGTACACAGTCACCCACTACTCGACCATAAACTTAACGGATTTGCTATTCTGGGATACCGAAGGAGCCCTCGTCGCGCTTAGCTTGGTCATATACAGTTACTGCGTGTACCCAATTATGATTCCAATCGAGAAAAGCATGGCGGATCCTTCCAAATTCGGTTCAGCCTTGGGGATTTCCATGACGTTGGTCACCGTATTCAAAGTTCTGTTTTCGCTCTGTGGCTTTCTCTCCTTCTCCCATGCCACTGATGAAGTGATCGGAAACAACTTTCCTTTTGGCGCCCCTCGAATAATCGCCAGTGTTGTATACGTGATATATGTCATATTCAGCTATACACTGGTAATCTTCCCGGTTTTTCAATCTCTTGATGATTCTCGACTTGCTTCGGCAGTCACCTCTTGTATTCCCTTTTTCATTTGGTCTGCTACAGCAAGATTCCTTTTTGTGTTTTCCACCCTCTTTATGGCAGTTGTGGTTCCACACTTCGCTCTTTTGACGGCCTTTGTCGGAAGTCTCATCGTGCCATTCTTAGAGTATATGGTGCCGTGTTTAGTTCAGTTAAAGTTAAAATGGGGCGAGTTGAAACTTCTTCAGGTAGCTGCAGATGGTACAATTGTTGTAATGGGAGTGTTGGTAACTGTATTTGGTGCTTATTGCTCTGGTAAAGCGTTGATATTGAAAATGACTGGACAAAATATAAAGTGA